The Nocardioides panzhihuensis genome has a segment encoding these proteins:
- a CDS encoding AurF N-oxygenase family protein, translating into MTAVQDEKSAGYVRQGKQAYLDTLRTLSEASVEVHFDPFKDIDWDSAELEVRPDDERWILNEADEIGAHPWYKALSKERQIEIGMYRWAQVAKVGLQFEQLLIGGVMNHLVWSDNNNPEFRYATHEVTEETHHTQMFQEFVNRVNPDVAGAPTYFKVLVPLMASAGAWFPEAFFTGILAGEEPIDHLQKGAMRSGGSHPAANRIMQIHIAEEARHIGFAHQYLEQHVPELGRVKKTLLAYIFPVIMRLLCDVIMVPSKQARYDMGIPDEVAREIWWKSEESEKLLRDLFGDVRLLADNLGIRKGPAKLLWKLSGIDGRASRFRAEPRAASY; encoded by the coding sequence ATGACCGCCGTTCAGGATGAGAAGTCCGCCGGATACGTCCGCCAGGGCAAGCAGGCCTACCTCGACACGCTTCGCACGCTGTCGGAGGCCTCGGTGGAGGTCCACTTCGACCCGTTCAAGGACATCGACTGGGACTCCGCCGAGCTGGAGGTGCGCCCGGACGACGAGCGCTGGATCCTCAACGAAGCCGACGAGATCGGTGCCCACCCGTGGTACAAGGCGCTGTCCAAGGAGCGCCAGATCGAGATCGGGATGTACCGCTGGGCCCAGGTCGCCAAGGTGGGGCTGCAGTTCGAGCAGCTGCTCATCGGCGGCGTGATGAACCACCTGGTCTGGTCGGACAACAACAACCCGGAGTTCCGCTATGCGACTCACGAGGTGACCGAGGAGACCCACCACACCCAGATGTTCCAGGAGTTCGTCAACCGGGTGAACCCCGACGTCGCCGGCGCGCCGACCTACTTCAAGGTCCTGGTGCCGCTGATGGCCTCGGCGGGCGCGTGGTTCCCGGAGGCGTTCTTCACCGGCATCCTGGCCGGTGAGGAGCCGATCGACCACCTGCAGAAGGGCGCGATGCGCTCTGGTGGCAGCCACCCCGCGGCCAACCGGATCATGCAGATCCACATCGCCGAGGAGGCCCGCCACATCGGCTTCGCCCACCAGTACCTCGAGCAGCACGTGCCCGAGCTCGGTCGGGTGAAGAAGACCCTGCTGGCCTACATCTTCCCGGTCATCATGCGACTGCTCTGCGACGTGATCATGGTCCCGAGCAAGCAGGCCCGCTACGACATGGGCATCCCGGACGAGGTCGCCCGCGAGATCTGGTGGAAGTCGGAGGAGTCCGAGAAGCTGCTGCGCGACCTCTTCGGTGACGTCCGCCTCCTGGCCGACAACCTCGGCATCCGCAAGGGTCCGGCCAAGCTGCTGTGGAAGCTGAGCGGCATCGACGGTCGCGCCTCGCGCTTCCGGGCCGAGCCGCGCGCGGCCTCCTACTGA
- the thrS gene encoding threonine--tRNA ligase: MSEIKIAVLTPDGREERTVTTGTKAWELFADNPDVIAARVGEDPSTSSGHRLKDLAYELADGDDVEGVLIDSKDGHDILRHSTAHVMAQAVQELFPEAKLGIGPPVTDGFYYDFDVETPFVPEDLVKIESRMKKIIKANQKFSRRVTTDDDARVELADEPYKLELIGLKGSAADAAEGASAEVGGGELTIYDNLDRNGEIAWKDLCRGPHLPTTKRIPAFKLMRSAAAYWRGDEKNKQLQRIYGTAWESKEALEAHLTRIEEAERRDHRKLGRELDLFSFPDEIGSGLPVFHPKGGIIKREMEDYVRAKHIEHGFEYVGTPHIAREQLFHTSGHLPYYGDGMFPALDVDGQDYRLKAMNCPMHNLIFRSRGRSYRELPLRLFEFGSVYRNEKSGVIHGLTRVRGFAQDDSHSYCTKEQAPAEVKHLLDFMLTVLKDFGLDDFYLEMSTRDDSNKDKFVGSDEDWAEATKILEDVASETGLDLVPDPGGAAFYGPKISVQAKDAIGRTWQMGTVQYDFNQPAADRFNLEYQAADGTRQQPVMIHSAKFGSIERFLGVLVEHYAGAMPPWLAPVQVEMIPVADAFNDYVYDIAGKLKKAGVRVEVDESSDRFQKKIRNAQLQKIPFMLIAGGEDVEKGAVSFRYRDGRQENGIPVDEAIERIVAAVESHKQV; the protein is encoded by the coding sequence GTGTCCGAGATCAAGATCGCCGTACTCACCCCCGACGGGCGCGAGGAGCGGACGGTCACTACGGGCACGAAGGCGTGGGAGCTCTTTGCGGACAACCCCGACGTGATCGCTGCGCGGGTCGGCGAGGACCCTTCGACAAGCTCAGGACACCGCCTGAAGGATCTCGCCTACGAGCTGGCTGACGGTGACGATGTCGAAGGCGTCCTGATCGACTCCAAGGATGGCCACGACATCCTGCGTCACTCGACCGCGCACGTGATGGCGCAGGCGGTGCAGGAGCTCTTCCCGGAGGCCAAGCTCGGGATCGGGCCGCCGGTGACCGACGGGTTCTACTACGACTTCGACGTCGAGACCCCGTTCGTGCCCGAGGACCTGGTCAAGATCGAGTCCCGGATGAAGAAGATCATCAAGGCCAACCAGAAGTTCTCCCGCCGGGTCACCACCGACGACGACGCCCGCGTCGAGCTGGCCGACGAGCCCTACAAGCTCGAGCTGATCGGTCTCAAGGGCTCGGCTGCCGACGCCGCCGAAGGCGCCAGCGCCGAGGTCGGCGGCGGCGAGCTGACCATCTACGACAACCTCGACCGCAACGGCGAGATCGCGTGGAAGGACCTCTGCCGCGGACCGCACCTGCCGACCACCAAGCGGATCCCGGCCTTCAAGCTGATGCGCAGCGCAGCGGCGTACTGGCGCGGTGACGAGAAGAACAAGCAGCTCCAGCGCATCTACGGCACCGCCTGGGAGTCCAAGGAGGCGCTCGAGGCCCACCTGACCCGGATCGAGGAGGCCGAGCGCCGCGACCACCGCAAGCTCGGCCGCGAGCTCGATCTGTTCTCCTTCCCGGACGAGATCGGCTCCGGCTTGCCGGTCTTCCACCCCAAGGGCGGGATCATCAAGCGGGAGATGGAGGACTACGTACGCGCCAAGCACATCGAGCACGGCTTCGAGTACGTCGGCACCCCGCACATCGCGCGTGAGCAGCTCTTCCACACCTCGGGCCACCTGCCCTACTACGGCGACGGCATGTTCCCGGCGCTGGACGTGGACGGCCAGGACTACCGCCTCAAGGCGATGAACTGCCCGATGCACAACCTGATCTTCCGCTCGCGCGGGCGGTCCTACCGCGAGCTGCCGCTGCGCCTGTTCGAGTTCGGGTCGGTCTACCGCAACGAGAAGTCGGGCGTCATCCACGGGCTCACCCGGGTGCGCGGCTTCGCCCAGGATGACTCCCACTCCTACTGCACCAAGGAGCAGGCGCCGGCCGAGGTCAAGCACCTGCTCGACTTCATGCTGACCGTGCTCAAGGACTTCGGTCTCGACGACTTCTACCTGGAGATGTCGACCCGCGACGACTCCAACAAGGACAAGTTCGTCGGCAGCGACGAGGACTGGGCCGAGGCGACCAAGATCCTCGAGGACGTCGCGAGCGAGACCGGCCTCGACCTCGTGCCCGACCCGGGCGGCGCGGCGTTCTACGGCCCGAAGATCTCCGTCCAGGCCAAGGACGCGATCGGCCGAACCTGGCAGATGGGCACGGTGCAGTACGACTTCAACCAGCCCGCCGCCGACCGGTTCAACCTGGAGTACCAGGCCGCCGACGGCACCCGCCAGCAGCCGGTGATGATCCACTCGGCGAAGTTTGGTTCGATCGAGCGGTTCCTCGGCGTGCTCGTCGAGCACTACGCCGGCGCCATGCCGCCGTGGCTCGCCCCGGTCCAGGTAGAGATGATCCCGGTTGCGGATGCGTTCAACGACTACGTCTACGACATCGCCGGCAAGCTGAAGAAGGCAGGCGTACGCGTCGAGGTGGACGAGTCGAGCGACCGCTTCCAGAAGAAGATCCGCAACGCCCAGCTCCAGAAGATCCCGTTCATGCTGATCGCCGGTGGCGAGGACGTCGAGAAGGGCGCGGTCTCGTTCCGCTACCGCGACGGCCGCCAGGAGAACGGCATCCCGGTCGACGAGGCCATCGAGCGGATCGTCGCTGCCGTGGAGTCGCACAAGCAAGTCTGA
- a CDS encoding PQQ-binding-like beta-propeller repeat protein, with the protein MVAPDEDGKELWRDERHPYDYITVYEDQKLIAASWYVAIASSEGSDSDNGDVVFDYDGEVVWENTDSDVSLHGIAEDGDYMVRTGDKLAKLDPTSKEEDWSITGQEFAYAGDATFVLDGDQLTRFAEDSDEQEWSTELPAGHAEGLEQDYLLRLHANDDLVLVASGSLFAFDQKSGKSLWTEDTSGDVMSVAGDRYAVSPPYSYDETTGESVSPKPPFPIFGKEGEVGSLDIVEGGFGWLAVEVVEVQGEEMTLQRSSGGLYDIEGTLAEDGYADVAQILDEGVYTVENATIGYQEWGSDEPEWTLTLDDVESLATEDDPGQDVEVAAGAGAIFVNDEHTVWRYE; encoded by the coding sequence GTGGTCGCCCCCGACGAGGACGGCAAGGAGCTCTGGCGCGACGAGCGACACCCCTACGACTACATCACCGTCTACGAGGACCAGAAGCTGATCGCAGCGAGCTGGTATGTCGCCATCGCCTCCAGCGAGGGCAGCGACAGCGACAACGGTGATGTCGTGTTCGACTACGACGGCGAGGTCGTCTGGGAGAACACCGATTCAGATGTCAGTCTCCACGGCATTGCCGAGGACGGCGACTACATGGTCCGCACCGGGGACAAGCTGGCGAAGCTCGATCCCACGAGCAAGGAGGAGGACTGGAGCATCACCGGGCAGGAGTTCGCCTACGCCGGCGATGCGACCTTCGTCCTCGACGGCGACCAGCTGACTCGTTTCGCCGAGGACAGCGACGAGCAGGAGTGGAGCACCGAGCTGCCTGCGGGCCATGCCGAAGGTCTGGAACAGGACTATCTGCTCCGCCTTCACGCCAACGACGACCTCGTCCTGGTGGCGTCCGGCAGTCTGTTCGCCTTCGACCAGAAGTCAGGCAAGAGCCTGTGGACCGAGGACACCTCCGGCGACGTGATGAGCGTCGCCGGCGACAGGTACGCAGTCTCACCGCCGTACTCCTACGACGAGACCACGGGTGAGTCGGTGAGCCCGAAGCCGCCCTTCCCGATCTTCGGCAAGGAGGGCGAGGTGGGGAGCCTCGACATCGTCGAAGGAGGCTTCGGGTGGCTGGCGGTCGAGGTTGTCGAGGTTCAGGGGGAGGAGATGACGCTGCAGAGGTCGAGTGGCGGCCTCTACGACATCGAAGGCACCTTGGCCGAGGACGGATACGCCGACGTCGCGCAAATCCTCGACGAGGGTGTTTACACCGTCGAGAATGCGACGATCGGGTACCAGGAATGGGGCAGTGACGAGCCGGAGTGGACGCTCACGCTCGATGATGTCGAGTCCCTGGCGACGGAAGACGACCCCGGCCAGGATGTGGAGGTAGCCGCCGGAGCGGGCGCGATCTTCGTCAATGACGAGCACACCGTCTGGCGCTATGAGTGA
- a CDS encoding arginase family protein, giving the protein MRLLAPYHQDDLLPTLSEELPPDWADAIITADLPAGADGWERLAPIYSAVAEGVAGAQVSPTVVSGCCCVSLGTLAGLQRAGIDPAVVWIDAHGDVQTMETSASGYLGGMPLRMMAGYRPDLVADEIGLRPIQESRLVLVDARDLDEPEAAYLETAQIRRTSVVELDESALPDGPLLLHVDLDVIDPADLPGLRFPVDGGPSAAQVVEAVRRVQATGRVAAFDLAATWDPAAPDPDGLRRSLADELLNQDASWAGAIVDRR; this is encoded by the coding sequence ATGCGGCTGCTGGCTCCCTACCATCAGGACGACCTCCTTCCGACCCTCTCCGAGGAGCTGCCACCAGACTGGGCCGACGCGATCATCACCGCGGACCTCCCGGCCGGTGCGGACGGGTGGGAGCGGCTGGCGCCGATCTACTCGGCCGTGGCAGAGGGCGTGGCTGGCGCCCAGGTGAGCCCGACGGTGGTGTCTGGGTGCTGCTGCGTCAGTCTCGGCACGCTGGCCGGACTTCAGCGGGCGGGGATCGACCCCGCGGTCGTGTGGATCGACGCGCACGGGGACGTACAGACGATGGAGACCTCTGCGTCCGGCTATCTCGGTGGGATGCCGTTGCGGATGATGGCGGGCTATCGGCCGGACCTGGTCGCAGACGAGATCGGCCTCCGGCCGATCCAGGAGAGTCGACTCGTCCTCGTCGACGCGCGTGACCTCGACGAGCCCGAGGCCGCCTACCTGGAGACCGCGCAGATCCGCCGCACCAGCGTCGTGGAGCTCGACGAGAGTGCCCTTCCCGACGGCCCGCTCCTACTCCACGTCGACCTCGACGTGATCGACCCGGCCGACCTGCCGGGTCTGCGGTTCCCAGTCGACGGCGGCCCGTCAGCGGCTCAGGTCGTGGAGGCCGTACGTAGGGTGCAGGCCACCGGAAGGGTGGCCGCCTTCGACCTCGCGGCGACCTGGGACCCGGCCGCCCCCGATCCGGATGGCCTGCGAAGAAGCCTTGCGGACGAACTGCTCAACCAGGACGCGAGCTGGGCAGGAGCGATCGTCGATCGGCGGTAG
- a CDS encoding zinc-binding dehydrogenase: MTQMRATVVHDGELSVRSVPRPEPGPGQLLIKVLRAGICGSDLHVREHSDELNEVVTELGYTTAMTPEQEIVLGHELLGSVVAYGPQTRGRWKPGTSVTALPVLRTDGAIHMVGFDVDSPGGFAEYCVVQEAFTFPVPEEVEPELAVFTEPLAVALHAVRRGAVSARRPAVVIGCGPIGLAVILMLKAQGVKTVVASDLSPARRALAVECGADVVVDPRESSPWDAYRQRGPVTSLPDYLSFGIDAMQVVRRIPLLPWETVLLNADRLGQSPTGPVVFECVGVPGMLEQIMTAAPLHTRVVVVGVCMQPDTIRPAVAIHKEIDLRFVFGYDPAEFARTLELIAGGKVDPSPLHTGTVGLDGVAQAFSDLADPETHAKILVDPWA, translated from the coding sequence ATGACTCAGATGCGCGCAACGGTGGTCCACGACGGCGAGCTCTCGGTGCGGTCGGTGCCGCGGCCCGAGCCCGGGCCGGGACAGCTGCTGATCAAGGTGCTCCGCGCCGGGATCTGCGGCTCCGACCTGCACGTCCGCGAGCACAGCGACGAGCTCAACGAGGTCGTGACCGAGCTCGGCTACACCACCGCGATGACGCCCGAGCAGGAGATCGTCCTGGGGCACGAGCTCCTGGGCTCGGTCGTGGCCTACGGACCCCAGACACGTGGACGCTGGAAGCCGGGCACCTCGGTGACGGCGCTGCCGGTGCTGCGTACGGACGGGGCGATCCACATGGTCGGCTTCGACGTCGACTCCCCCGGCGGCTTCGCGGAGTACTGCGTCGTCCAGGAGGCGTTCACCTTCCCGGTGCCCGAGGAGGTCGAGCCCGAGCTGGCGGTCTTCACCGAGCCCCTCGCCGTGGCCCTCCATGCCGTACGCCGTGGCGCGGTCTCCGCCCGGCGCCCGGCCGTGGTCATCGGCTGTGGCCCGATCGGCCTGGCCGTCATCTTGATGCTCAAGGCGCAGGGGGTGAAGACGGTCGTCGCCTCCGACCTCTCCCCCGCGCGTCGCGCGCTGGCGGTCGAGTGCGGTGCCGACGTGGTCGTCGACCCGCGCGAGTCCTCGCCCTGGGACGCCTACCGGCAGCGCGGGCCGGTGACATCGCTGCCCGACTACCTGAGCTTCGGGATCGACGCGATGCAGGTCGTACGCCGCATCCCGCTGCTGCCCTGGGAGACCGTGCTGCTCAACGCCGATCGCCTCGGGCAGTCACCGACCGGGCCGGTGGTCTTCGAGTGCGTCGGCGTGCCGGGGATGCTCGAGCAGATCATGACCGCAGCGCCGCTGCACACGCGCGTCGTGGTGGTCGGGGTGTGCATGCAGCCTGACACGATCCGCCCCGCGGTCGCGATCCACAAGGAGATCGACCTGCGGTTCGTCTTCGGCTACGACCCGGCGGAGTTCGCGCGCACGCTCGAGCTGATCGCCGGCGGGAAGGTCGACCCTTCGCCGCTGCACACCGGCACCGTCGGGCTCGACGGCGTCGCACAGGCGTTCTCGGACCTGGCCGACCCGGAGACGCACGCGAAGATCCTCGTCGATCCGTGGGCGTGA
- a CDS encoding DEAD/DEAH box helicase, whose protein sequence is MSQQSFSALGVPADLTAVLDRHGITSPTPIQAATLPDSLAGRDVLGRGRTGSGKTYAFLLPLVARLAGGPKAKSGKPRALILAPTRELVRQIEEALRPLAAEAGLSMQTIFGGVGQNPQVVGLRKGADVVLACPGRLEDLIAQRHADLSSIEITVLDEADHMADLGFLPAVRRLLATTPKGSQRLLFSATLDKGVNVLVKQFLQQPVIHEADSAQSPVAEMEHHVLHLAAREHRIPVLADLAAAPGRTVVFTRTKHGAKGLARQLGRAGIPAVELHGDLSQNARVRNLDAFHSGRATTLVATDIAARGIHVDDVTLVVHADPPAEHKAYLHRSGRTARAGASGTVVTLMLPDQVKDVRTMTRAAGIKPTTTRLEGPNHPILIELAPGERNHPGPFVPVAAQQPPRRPAGEGTGNRKSRPGSRSRKRQRTTGAR, encoded by the coding sequence TTGTCTCAGCAGAGCTTCAGCGCGCTTGGCGTGCCCGCAGACCTCACCGCCGTCCTCGATCGCCACGGCATCACCTCCCCCACCCCGATCCAGGCCGCGACGCTGCCTGACTCCCTCGCCGGCCGCGATGTGCTCGGCCGTGGACGGACCGGGTCCGGCAAGACGTACGCCTTCCTGCTTCCGCTCGTCGCCCGCCTCGCCGGCGGTCCGAAGGCGAAGTCGGGCAAGCCGCGTGCCCTCATCCTCGCGCCGACCCGTGAGCTCGTCCGCCAGATCGAAGAGGCGCTGCGTCCGCTCGCCGCAGAGGCGGGCCTGAGCATGCAGACCATCTTCGGTGGCGTCGGCCAGAACCCGCAGGTCGTCGGCCTGCGCAAGGGCGCAGACGTCGTGCTCGCCTGCCCCGGCCGCCTCGAGGACCTGATCGCGCAGCGTCACGCCGACCTGTCCTCGATCGAGATCACCGTGCTCGACGAGGCCGACCACATGGCCGACCTCGGCTTCCTGCCCGCCGTGCGCAGGCTGCTGGCGACGACGCCCAAGGGCAGCCAGCGCCTCCTGTTCAGCGCCACGCTCGACAAGGGCGTCAACGTGCTGGTCAAGCAGTTCCTCCAGCAGCCGGTCATCCATGAGGCCGACTCGGCCCAGTCGCCGGTCGCCGAGATGGAGCACCACGTCCTCCACCTCGCCGCCCGCGAGCACCGCATCCCGGTGCTCGCCGACCTGGCCGCCGCGCCGGGCCGCACCGTCGTCTTCACCCGCACCAAGCACGGCGCCAAGGGCCTCGCCCGCCAGCTCGGCCGCGCCGGGATCCCTGCCGTCGAGCTCCACGGCGACCTCTCCCAGAACGCCCGCGTGCGCAACCTGGACGCCTTCCACTCCGGCCGGGCGACCACCCTCGTGGCCACCGACATCGCCGCCCGCGGGATCCACGTCGACGACGTCACCCTCGTGGTCCACGCCGACCCGCCCGCCGAGCACAAGGCCTACCTGCACCGCTCGGGGCGTACGGCCCGCGCCGGCGCCTCCGGCACCGTCGTCACGCTGATGCTGCCCGACCAGGTCAAGGACGTACGCACCATGACCCGAGCCGCTGGGATCAAGCCGACCACCACGCGCCTCGAGGGTCCGAACCACCCGATCCTCATCGAGCTGGCTCCGGGCGAGCGCAACCACCCCGGCCCGTTCGTCCCGGTCGCCGCCCAGCAGCCTCCCCGCCGCCCCGCCGGCGAGGGCACCGGCAACCGGAAGAGCCGCCCCGGCTCGCGCTCGCGCAAGCGTCAGCGCACCACCGGAGCTCGCTGA
- a CDS encoding NTF2-like N-terminal transpeptidase domain-containing protein, translating to MTRRADTAIICGGLALLVLMGAGWFFVFRDTTNTYDPDERSSEPPSAAAATKAAQAFLDGWARDEPAEAGALTDAPDSATATLQSYADDLGLTKIAFKGLAVRRSSSAGGTTTVDFDVVANVNDGRWAYRSALGVVQDEDGYTAVRWDHTVLHPELTTGQSLVAGELTDEFMTVRPTTADGRKGLQDFPSLGDIAGSIRDNADGDGGRPGHGVAIVDSAGAQVKTLAVLASSKAPAIRTTIDARLQAAAEKALKNPVLGGKPAGVVALDWRTGHILAIAYSGDSGNIAINAVKAPGSTLKIVSAAALFDLAGLHPGSAAPCPDSVLANGQTFGNDPGVSPDEGATIAEAFTVSCNTAFIKDGFNHLVNDGDASALHRGDRCVRHGIVVDRRRCRHA from the coding sequence ATGACTCGGAGGGCGGACACCGCCATCATCTGCGGTGGCCTGGCGCTGCTCGTCCTCATGGGCGCGGGGTGGTTCTTCGTCTTCCGGGACACGACGAACACCTACGACCCGGACGAGAGATCGAGCGAGCCGCCGTCGGCCGCCGCGGCGACGAAAGCCGCGCAGGCGTTCCTCGACGGCTGGGCGCGCGACGAGCCGGCCGAGGCCGGGGCGCTCACCGACGCGCCCGACTCCGCGACGGCAACACTCCAGTCGTACGCCGACGACCTCGGTCTCACGAAGATCGCCTTCAAAGGGCTGGCGGTGCGCCGATCCTCGTCGGCCGGCGGCACGACCACCGTCGATTTCGACGTGGTGGCGAACGTGAACGACGGGCGGTGGGCGTACCGGAGCGCGCTCGGTGTCGTCCAGGACGAGGACGGCTACACGGCGGTGCGGTGGGACCACACCGTGCTGCACCCCGAGCTCACGACCGGCCAGTCGCTGGTCGCCGGTGAGCTCACGGACGAGTTCATGACCGTCCGGCCGACCACCGCCGACGGGCGGAAGGGCCTCCAGGACTTCCCGTCGCTGGGCGACATCGCCGGCTCCATCCGGGACAACGCCGACGGCGACGGCGGCAGGCCCGGCCACGGCGTCGCGATCGTCGACTCCGCCGGAGCCCAGGTCAAGACGCTCGCGGTGCTGGCCTCGTCGAAGGCTCCGGCGATCCGTACGACCATCGACGCCCGCCTCCAGGCGGCCGCCGAGAAGGCGCTCAAGAACCCGGTGCTCGGTGGGAAGCCGGCCGGGGTCGTGGCGCTGGACTGGCGCACCGGGCACATCCTGGCGATCGCCTACTCCGGAGACAGCGGCAACATCGCGATCAACGCGGTCAAGGCGCCGGGATCGACGCTGAAGATCGTCTCCGCCGCCGCGCTCTTCGACCTCGCGGGGCTGCACCCCGGCAGCGCCGCCCCGTGCCCCGACTCGGTGCTCGCCAACGGCCAGACCTTCGGCAACGACCCCGGCGTCAGCCCCGACGAGGGCGCCACCATCGCGGAGGCGTTCACGGTCTCGTGCAACACCGCGTTCATCAAGGACGGCTTCAACCACCTGGTCAACGACGGCGACGCCTCCGCGCTCCACCGGGGCGACCGATGTGTTCGGCATGGGATCGTGGTCGATCGGCGGCGGTGTCGGCACGCGTGA
- a CDS encoding penicillin-binding transpeptidase domain-containing protein — protein MGSWSIGGGVGTRDPSIPPNVEGGDQAAQFIGQGKVTATPLFIASIAATVANGGFEQPIIRKNQPQAKAPRPISARTAGHLRTMMAAAASHGSAAPRVGDLPGVGAKTGTAEEGDHTNGWFTAYDDRIAVAALVEGGSSGVDSAGHVVRDLLTVD, from the coding sequence ATGGGATCGTGGTCGATCGGCGGCGGTGTCGGCACGCGTGACCCCTCCATCCCGCCGAATGTCGAGGGCGGCGATCAGGCTGCCCAGTTCATCGGCCAGGGCAAGGTCACCGCCACCCCGCTGTTCATCGCCTCGATCGCCGCGACGGTGGCCAACGGCGGGTTCGAGCAGCCGATCATCAGGAAGAACCAGCCGCAGGCGAAGGCTCCCCGCCCGATCTCCGCACGCACCGCGGGCCACCTGCGGACCATGATGGCGGCCGCGGCCTCCCACGGCTCGGCTGCGCCGCGTGTCGGCGATCTCCCCGGCGTCGGCGCCAAGACCGGCACCGCGGAGGAGGGCGACCACACCAACGGCTGGTTCACGGCGTACGACGACCGCATCGCCGTCGCCGCGCTCGTCGAGGGCGGCAGCTCCGGGGTGGACTCGGCAGGCCATGTCGTACGCGACCTGCTGACCGTCGACTGA
- a CDS encoding histidine kinase produces MTVHDDAGSSGRLATFFATDDDWEREGSISAGDWLVGVSVLAASLITLELIRGVGTLDSSDAPTWVEWAAVFVGAALLVFRRRFPLTVALLAGLHMFVTGVWLPMVMGLLPMQIIYFVAFFAGAAWARRRRDMVVVMGLITLFMFAWLAWQFAVGSGIDEFREATADAEGSSLIGPVAAYVLLTTVINLLYFAGAIVGGQVAWRGARQKAELAQQAATIAAQSGQLQRRAVIDERLRIARELHDVVAHHVAVVGVQAAAGRKLLERGRPDDIEGAAEALGNVETSAREAVTQMRSLPGTLRDPVGDEETENSAEVRRPEPRLEDLPALLDEIREDGLRVDYEAVGPVDELPTPLAHSVYRIVQEALANVRRHSTADRAQVVLRVDRSAAAPYAEVEITDNGRPRHGTSGSGLGLLGVRERAAIRKAEVDIGPRAVQGYRVRVRFPLDSHVLSAGAAR; encoded by the coding sequence GTGACTGTGCACGACGACGCCGGCTCCTCCGGCCGGCTGGCGACCTTCTTCGCGACCGACGACGACTGGGAGCGGGAGGGTTCCATCTCGGCCGGCGACTGGCTGGTCGGGGTGAGCGTGCTCGCCGCCAGCCTGATCACCCTGGAGCTGATCCGAGGGGTCGGGACGCTCGACTCCAGCGATGCCCCGACCTGGGTCGAGTGGGCAGCGGTGTTCGTCGGCGCAGCGCTGCTGGTCTTCCGGCGGCGCTTCCCGCTCACGGTCGCGCTCCTGGCCGGTCTCCACATGTTCGTCACCGGAGTGTGGCTCCCCATGGTGATGGGTCTGCTGCCCATGCAGATCATCTACTTCGTGGCCTTCTTCGCCGGCGCGGCCTGGGCACGGCGCCGGCGGGACATGGTCGTCGTGATGGGGCTGATCACCCTGTTCATGTTCGCCTGGCTCGCCTGGCAGTTCGCGGTCGGCAGCGGCATCGACGAGTTCCGGGAGGCGACCGCCGACGCGGAAGGCTCCTCGCTGATCGGCCCGGTGGCCGCGTACGTGCTGCTCACCACCGTCATCAACCTGCTCTACTTCGCCGGTGCGATCGTCGGCGGCCAGGTCGCCTGGCGCGGTGCACGGCAGAAGGCCGAGCTCGCCCAGCAGGCCGCGACCATCGCGGCCCAGTCCGGACAGCTCCAGCGGCGCGCCGTGATCGACGAGCGACTGCGCATCGCCCGCGAGCTGCACGACGTCGTCGCCCACCACGTCGCGGTCGTCGGTGTCCAGGCCGCCGCCGGGCGCAAGCTCCTCGAGCGCGGCCGTCCCGACGACATCGAGGGTGCCGCCGAGGCGCTCGGCAACGTCGAGACCTCCGCGCGCGAGGCGGTCACCCAGATGCGGTCGCTGCCCGGCACCCTGCGCGACCCGGTCGGCGACGAGGAAACCGAGAACTCGGCGGAAGTACGCCGCCCCGAACCGCGCCTCGAGGACCTGCCGGCGCTCCTGGACGAGATCAGGGAGGACGGGCTGCGGGTCGACTACGAGGCCGTCGGACCGGTCGACGAGCTGCCCACGCCGCTGGCGCACTCGGTCTACCGCATCGTCCAGGAGGCGCTCGCCAACGTCCGCCGCCACTCCACCGCCGACCGCGCCCAGGTCGTCCTCCGCGTCGACCGTTCGGCGGCGGCGCCGTACGCCGAGGTCGAGATCACCGACAACGGCCGGCCCCGGCACGGCACCTCGGGCAGCGGCCTGGGCCTGCTGGGTGTCCGCGAGCGGGCGGCCATCCGGAAGGCGGAGGTCGACATCGGACCAAGGGCCGTGCAGGGTTACCGGGTGAGGGTGAGGTTCCCGCTCGACTCCCACGTCCTCTCGGCAGGGGCGGCACGATGA